The following are encoded together in the Thermus neutrinimicus genome:
- a CDS encoding arsenate reductase ArsC, producing MRLLVLCTHNSARSQMAEGWIRHWAREMGLDLEVHSAGTEKTFVKEEAKRVMAEVGIDLKGHSSKTLLEVPDPWRFDLVLTVCDAARGACPAYPAKTQKRHVSFPDPSGKPLEEWRRVRDALGRMARYLVENLKAGRIPTDAELRRASGL from the coding sequence ATGCGCCTTCTCGTCCTTTGCACCCACAACTCCGCCCGCAGCCAGATGGCGGAGGGCTGGATCCGGCACTGGGCCAGGGAGATGGGGCTGGACCTCGAGGTCCACTCCGCCGGCACCGAGAAGACCTTCGTCAAGGAGGAGGCCAAAAGGGTGATGGCCGAGGTGGGGATTGACCTAAAGGGGCACTCCTCCAAGACCCTTCTGGAGGTGCCCGACCCGTGGAGGTTTGACCTGGTCCTCACCGTCTGCGACGCCGCACGGGGAGCCTGCCCCGCCTACCCCGCCAAGACGCAAAAGCGTCACGTCTCCTTCCCCGACCCTTCGGGAAAACCCCTGGAGGAGTGGCGCCGGGTGCGGGACGCCCTGGGGCGCATGGCCCGGTACCTGGTGGAAAACCTCAAGGCAGGGCGCATCCCCACCGATGCGGAGCTGAGGCGGGCCTCAGGCCTCTAG
- a CDS encoding M3 family oligoendopeptidase, with the protein METTWDLTPLFPSLESPEFQAAWEGVRKRIDQLKEQVDQKAPLGEVLASLDALREESTPLWAYLYARFTADTANEAALAKLSELEVLFLDFARLRPRLTRYLALQDPEEAGPYRLLVEEAREEALHMMPEGEEVLAAELSLSGRQAWSKLHENLTSQITAVVDGEEMPITKVRNLYFRPEEEVRKKAYQAELKAWEGHEVPLAYALNGVKGEASVLNQRRGYRDDLEPSLHRNRITRKALMALLEAVRENLPLFRRYHLLKAKALGKERLDWWDLFAPLGKGRPWSLEEARDFIREGLAALVPNAAKVAETAFQERWMDLLPRKGKVGGAYCMPRGGGKSLILANYEESFESVSTLAHELGHAYHNFALAQVPPSLREVPMTLAETASIMNETLVVEAALKEASAEEGLLILDAYLQGAAQVVVDIHSRFLFESWVFERRKARELSPREFKELMLKAQQEAYGEALASHHPYMWAVKGHYYGADFYNYPYTFGLLFGLALYQEAKEDPGFAERYEALLASSGMYRAKELAARYGFDLESPAFWQKGLKVLAEKVAELERRLS; encoded by the coding sequence CTCCCTGGACGCCCTTCGGGAGGAATCCACCCCCCTTTGGGCCTACCTCTACGCCCGCTTCACCGCCGACACCGCCAACGAGGCCGCCTTGGCCAAGCTCTCCGAGCTGGAGGTGCTCTTCCTGGACTTCGCCCGCCTCAGGCCCCGCCTCACCCGCTACCTGGCCCTCCAGGACCCAGAGGAGGCCGGCCCTTACCGCCTCTTGGTGGAGGAGGCCCGGGAGGAAGCCCTGCACATGATGCCCGAGGGGGAAGAGGTGTTGGCGGCGGAGCTATCCCTCTCCGGGCGCCAGGCCTGGTCCAAGCTCCACGAGAACCTCACCAGCCAGATCACCGCGGTGGTGGACGGGGAGGAGATGCCCATCACCAAGGTGCGCAACCTCTACTTCCGCCCCGAGGAGGAGGTGCGCAAGAAGGCCTACCAGGCGGAGCTGAAGGCCTGGGAAGGCCACGAGGTGCCCCTGGCCTACGCCCTAAACGGGGTCAAGGGGGAGGCCTCTGTCCTGAACCAGAGGCGGGGCTACCGGGATGACCTCGAGCCCAGCCTACACCGAAACCGCATCACCCGAAAAGCCCTCATGGCCCTCCTGGAAGCGGTGCGGGAAAACCTGCCCCTCTTCCGCCGCTACCACCTCCTTAAGGCCAAGGCCCTGGGCAAGGAGAGGCTGGACTGGTGGGACCTCTTTGCCCCCCTGGGAAAGGGAAGGCCCTGGAGCCTGGAGGAGGCCCGGGACTTCATCCGGGAAGGGCTCGCCGCCCTGGTCCCGAACGCCGCTAAAGTGGCGGAAACCGCATTCCAAGAGCGCTGGATGGACCTCCTGCCCCGCAAGGGAAAGGTGGGCGGGGCCTACTGCATGCCGAGGGGTGGGGGCAAAAGCCTCATCCTGGCCAACTACGAGGAGAGCTTTGAATCCGTCTCCACCCTGGCCCACGAGCTGGGCCACGCCTACCACAACTTCGCCTTGGCCCAGGTTCCCCCCTCCTTAAGGGAGGTGCCCATGACCCTGGCGGAGACCGCCAGCATTATGAACGAGACCCTGGTGGTGGAGGCGGCCCTCAAGGAGGCCTCTGCCGAGGAGGGGCTTTTGATCCTGGACGCGTACCTGCAAGGGGCGGCCCAGGTGGTGGTGGACATCCATAGCCGCTTCCTCTTTGAGTCCTGGGTCTTTGAAAGGAGGAAGGCCCGGGAGCTTTCCCCAAGGGAGTTTAAGGAGCTCATGCTGAAGGCCCAGCAGGAGGCTTACGGGGAGGCCCTGGCCAGCCATCATCCCTACATGTGGGCGGTGAAGGGACACTATTATGGCGCCGACTTCTACAACTACCCCTACACCTTTGGCCTTCTCTTCGGCTTGGCCCTCTACCAGGAGGCCAAGGAGGACCCGGGCTTCGCCGAGCGGTACGAGGCGCTCCTGGCCTCCTCGGGCATGTACCGGGCCAAGGAGCTGGCGGCCCGCTACGGCTTTGACCTGGAAAGCCCGGCCTTTTGGCAAAAGGGCCTGAAGGTCCTGGCGGAGAAGGTGGCGGAGCTGGAAAGGAGGCTTTCCTAA